The genomic DNA CCTAAACCAAAAGTTGTGATTTATTCACAGGCCGTCTGGCTGTCTGGCTCTCGGTTGCAAGCTCGTTTATCGGCTCGGGGCTAACTTTGCCGCACTATGGCCTTCTTCGGTTTAACCCACCTGGGTTATCAAAACCCAATAGGCGATAAAATGATAGTGAATCCCAGAGGACCGTCTCAATTCTTGGGTAAGAGGAGTTGGACATTAACTTGAAGTTAACGGTCGCTACCCACAGTGAAACAGAGCCTTTAGCTTGCTGATAGCTAGCTTAGCTAagaacacttttttaaattcaaagaaCAGCAAACTACGTATAGCGCTAACATTCCCGTTAACAAGTGGCTATGCTATAGCTTGATAGTCCAGAGCAGGATCATGTTTGCTTATGTGAgctagttgttgttgtttctccaCGAGGGCCTTAATTTCCAACACGTGGAAGACTTTAATCCAGGTAAAACGTTAATTATAATGTTTAACTGTATTTAATCAGCTAAAGTTAGGCTCGAGCTCTTTTTCAAGAGAGACCTGAGAACAACGAGCATTTATAGTCAGACAACCAGCAAGCAGCGCTGAAATGTGATAAGCACCACGTTAAGTGATAGCTTTAGTTAACGTTACTTTGCAGATGTTGATTACTAATTGAACAAACAGTAATGcaatacacattaatgcattacTAATTATAATCCAGTAGTGTAATATATGTGACTCTAAAATGGACATTCTGCATAATGGGGGGCTTGATGCTGTATTATTTGCTGCTACATATTAGCATTTTATTAAATCTCAAGCAATACAGCTTTGGTAAGATacaactttaactttaacttcaGTATCTTGTGTCTTTCACAATAGCCACAGGTGGATTAATGTAATTGTATGATGGATCAGTCTATACTATAGTAGCGTATCTCTTTACAGATGGTGAGAGTAACACCAGAGCAGGACTGCCTCCATCTCATCAAGAAGAACAGGGAACCCTCAGATGTAATGACACATGCAGCGTTTACCACCAGCCTCTTCCCTACAGCGCTGACATACACCATGGGAGCCATGAGCGGTACAGAGAGATGGTCAAACGGGTTCAGACACCCAGGGGTGAGGAGACCTAGAAAGAATAGACATTAAGGGTCCGATGGGCTATGTTGGATCTATATCCCAGCTGTATTCCTGCCTAGTGAAAGTGTCTGTCTCCTCTCTTCTTCAGCCCCCAACCAGCTGTACACAGTGCCTCTAACGGACAGCCAGCAGTATGGATGGATGATATCCAGGAGTCCTGAACCGTGGACTCAAGTCAAACGCTTTCCCCGAAAGAACAGTGAGATGACAAAGTAGGTAACTTTACCAAATCTAAtatggtatttaaaaaaaaatgtaaaatagatCTCTGTAAGTGTAATCCGCTTGTTACTTTCACAGGTTTGTTAAAGAAATGTCAGCGACAGACCCGGACTTTAGCCTATTCTGACAGCCTTTCTTATTCagttatgacacacacacacacacacacacacacacacacacacacacacacacgcacacacgcacgcatgcaaaGCAGCATTAGTTTTGATGTGCATTCTGGAGATTAAATTAATAGCAGAGCcacttttttgatatttttcatgCTTCATTTGGATTCTTtcactactgttttttttttcttgcaatcAAAAATTTAGTTTTAATGTAAGCTAATTTTTTACATGAGCTATGAGTAACTCACTACCACTCTAAAACAATATTTCTTCATCCCTTTTAGCTCCCGACTTTTATAAAGGAAGTATGGATGTTTAAATATACAGACTTAAGGCTGCTTATTGGCAAGTAATTTAGAGCAATTTTTTGGTGTTAAACAATCAATAAAAATGTACCAACtaccacatttttattttacaagtcAAGATCAAGCAGGGTCCAGACCTGCATGTTCAAAGGCACCACTGGAGTGGTTCATATGGAGAGTGAGATTGCACTGCCCTCTAGAGGAAACAAAAATAACTACTTTTGAATTTTGGAGATAGTGGTCTTCATGCAAATATTCAAAACAGACTTACCAGATGCACAGCAGATGCACTGATTGTCTAAAATAGAGAGACATAACAGTTTGgagactgttgttgttgttcaagGGATACACAGGAAGTCAAAGAAGATTAGGGCATTCTCAGGCTTTACAAGATTTAAACAATTACCATACCCCTCCAAAGTCCCAAAATGACTTCTTGGACTAAATGCAGTACCACAAAAGGGGCAGATTAGTCTGTCAAAATTCCAAAGGCTGTTTCTTACCATAACTAGCCTTTAGACGGTGCAAAGTGgcatgtgtttatcagtggtacTGCTGGTTCTACAGCTCCGCAACTGGACAATATTGGTTTGGTGCTTTTCATTAGTGACTGTCTTTATATGGGTGGTCCATTCATGTGGCAACTGGTCCAGCCTCCACAAGTCCAAACAAAGTGGTAACTTTGAAAAAGCCTTAAGTATTcctttttcacattaaaaatgGCGACTGGTGAACAAGGCATGTCTTTTTTATGTTCTTACATTACTGTCATCTAACTTTGAGAATATCTTTGTTTGCAGGCTTGTGTTGTCTAATATGCGTTATAGTGGGGCTGTTAAACACATCCAAAACTGAGATATTGTTTACTGGTAATTATATGGTCATTGGATAGTCAGTATtgtaatgtaaaattaaaatcGGCACACTGAGAATATCTGTGgatgcttttaaaatgtataagaaTATATACGATATAAGTATGTGTATGAAGTATATGGTGTAAGTAAATCACTTTCTATTACTGTAAAATAACTATAGTGACAATACCACAAATATTAAGTTAATGTAAGACAAAGCTCTGTTCCTGCAAGTCGCAGGTAAGATAGAACTGCAGTACATCCAACAACATTAGTAAATATATGAACATGCAAAACagccattgattttttttttattgatttttttcgtCAAGGGgaaatgttatttttctctttgtcataGTCCTCAACTCTCCTTGTCCAATAACTTTGCAAAAAGACTTTCCTTTCAACTCCTCCAACTCAgggaaaatacaaataaaacaaaaacaaatgctgaAGGATTCATCAGGCCTGAGCAAAACACTGTTTCAGTAGTATGGGGACAACCTTCCTCTTGTCTCTTGTTCCCCCCCAAAACATCCTGTTAACAATCAACACAAGTCTATGGACAGCCAATAGAAATAGAATACATACAATGCACATTTTATAAACTCATGTCCATTCTATAAACTCTTTGCTTATATGAATCACTCTTCATTGGTCACAGTTCACTTGATAGTTGGTGATCTCCATTACATTACTGTTCTCTGGTGCTCCCAACACGCCCCGAGGCCAATACCATTACACAGGAGGGGACCAATAGCACAAGGCTGCGAGAGCTGGCTTTGGTACAAACATGATCAACTGTTGGTTGGCATTGTTGAGTGTGGCGGAGGAGCTAAATTGCACTGATTCTCTCATTTACAAAAGTTGAAGGTGGAAAAACCAAATTAATTGCATTGATGAGAATGTTTACTGGAAATTATTCTCGACAAGCCCTCatccctttctctctgtccaaACAGCATCCAGGCACTGTTCCTGTTAAGTGTTATTCTAGGATTTGTTTCATATTAACTTAAGGCAATCAAACTCAGCTATTACTTCTACTGAGTGGAGGGGGGAGGTAATACAAGAAATATGTTTAAGTTTATTCATTCTGTCCTCTTCACATATTGTAACACCAGGTATGTCATATTTTTTACTGCTGAGAAGTGAATGTGTGGGAGGGAGAGATCATCCTAAAGCCTGACCGAGATTTACAATACTGCAATAGtggcataaataaaataaaagcacagtGAATcatctgtatatgtgtgtttactGCTATGCTTATGTGAGCATCCACCAGCTAATGCTTATTACGTACTATACATGATCACACCTATTGCACACACCAGTTGAAATACTGTATTGTACTTTAGGATTGAACAGCAGAATTCATTGGCTGCAGTTGATCAGTTGGTACCAGTGAGCTTGAGCTATCCCACTGGCATTTTACAAGAAAGCGTGCTGGTCTTTGATCCTTTTCATTGGAATGGAATCATCATAATAAGCATAATAATTAATCAGaatcatcataataataataacattaagaATATACAAATGATGGATACAGAAGTGATACAAAATACCCTACgttaaaacaaacagaaatgaaaacaagatACCACAATCAGACATGCTTCAAAGCAGTTATGTTTGGCAAGAAAGCAGTTTTGTTGTATCATTAAAAACCTCACAGTGAAAATAGTTATGCCCCTTCAGGATTACAAAGCACAGTATTCAGTCAAAATCAATATATATTTCTTTCCTTCATCTATTTCTCCTTCATAGAAGAATCAGGCTGTGTGGTACCACTGCATCCAAAGTTTTCCCCCTGATGCCTCTGGATCCAAATTCCTTCATTTCCTTTTGCACCAACAAATACTTCTCTAAAAGGAAGGAGCAGTCGATGACAATATACTGTAAAGGCTGAAACCAGCTGCACACTGGCTGCTCAAGCTCTAAGTAACATATCTGACATGATATGAAGGATGAAGAGGATCCTATTCCCAGCTGGGGCTACTTCTAGTCCTCAGATTAAAAATATAGATTTCAGATATCACCTTCAAATAACATCCTTAGTCGTCTTTGCTCATTTTGTTTAGAGGTTGAGGGCAACGTCATAATTTAGAGTTAAAGTAATCAGCTCTTTGCTGCCTGAATGACagataaaataaatgtacatattttatgggaaaaaaatgaagcaGTCTGTGCTGCCAGCAGTTGACCAAAAAGACAGAGGGTTCAGGCCTCCTGCCTAAAAAACAGACGCGGTGATCATTGCTGAATTTAGCGAGAACATATCAAACATGTCTTGCCTTGCTTTTAGTAAATACTTTAGTCTTTGGTCAATATATTCCTCCTCAGTTTATACAtatattcatacacacacaaatatgcatgTACATACACACTTATTAACGTGTAATAAACTGGATATTTGTGCACGTATGTATTCACACTTTTTCATAAAGGACCTTTTGCACAAAACTTTGagatcaaaataaataattaattcaaaaacaaaatatgagtACCTGTTCATAAttcatgtgaaataaaaaaatgactggaaaaaaacaaaaaagtaaaaatataaagtagccTTATGTACAGCTTTATTCTTCTTTTGACACAGGCTAAAAGGcgttgttttaaataaacagacTTTGCATCTTTCAAGAAGCCTGAGAGAGAGGCTAGACATGAGAAAAACATGTGTCCTTCAACAAGTATGTGAGCCAAAATGGCCGTCAAACGAGAAAATTTCCTTTCATCAAGAACACTTTCTTTCTGAAGTCTTAAGTTTTTTTCCTCCTTACTTGGGATTCAAGTGATGGCGTCACTAGTCTTTAGCCATTCTCTCACACTGTGAGTCCTCACTCAGGGGAACATCCAAACGTGCTGCTGCCCCGGCTGCTAACTGTTGGGCGGGCCCTCGTTCAGGAAGTAGGTTGTCATTTCGCCTTTCCCTTTGACCTTGACCACCCCACGGTACTCCAACACGTACCCTTTGTTTGCAAGCACCTGGTAGAGGTCTGTAGTCACCTGAGAGTGGAACGGAAAAGATAGATTTATGTAAGGCTGTATAAATACTTATCTGATCAAATTGAGgagcacattgtttttttcaagttgtAGATTATATCATGAATCCACGGTCTTACTGAACCAGAGACTGTACATTGTTTCAAATCTTTTAGTTCCCTCATCTTCGTTTAAGATTTGCAGGTGGAAGGTTACGTTTTTCAGCTCTTATGAGACTACAGTTTGTAATGTTTGTTGGGGTAGAAAAGTGACCATAATtccaaaataaagacagtaaacattttcatttaaagctGCTCTAATTCTCAGCTGCTGGTTGCTCAGTAGTTTTGGAATCAGCTTGCTGTGTGGTTAGTTAAGTAAATGATCTCAGCGGTAAGGTTTGGAAATTAACAGCAACACTATGACACACAGAGTGTCATGACATCTTCCCGGATCCATGTTCTTCATATATGTTTACATTCTGTGTACATTTttgaggcaaatttgtgatATTATCTAAAAAAATTGGACTTGACTTTTATGATCCCTATAACATTAAGTTTTTGTTGACACTGTTATAGAGGTGTTTATTAAATTATATGTTTTAGAACTGAGGCCATATTAACTGGTGGTGTTGTActcagtgatgtagtggaggctaaacgcacgtaaacgccgtttatgcacctctcaaaattcggaaatggcgtttgcccacctccaaagtgcgtttatccacctctgaatagcctattgtcccaaagccattctaaattaagcttatgtcgttttagtttcatattgttcattattagttcCATAGGTTGTTAAAACTAAGACGAAGTCTATCAtattgcgctgcattactgtcagtgttgaccAATCTCTTGCGGTGTCTGGGGTATCaagcccccaacgtcgccttccaggcgacgttgggggcttGGGGGCTTAAACATGGGGGCTTGGGGGCTTAAACATCAAGCAGTAAGCAGCAGTCAAAGATTCGTCAGTCACACTAtcctacattaggctacatgtctcatgtagttaatgatgaatgggttttaaaaatggatatCCTTCATTTTTTAAGCGCCGCCAAGACAGCAGCCGTCCTCCTGATGCCAGCAAACGGTCTCAGAAAGAAGCCCAAAGTGAGTGAGCTCGGAAAACAGCACTCAACTTAATGTTCTTGAGGTTAATTTGGTAAATGGCAGATTCATGCCACCGACTCAAAAAGCCACGGCATTGATTAGGTTAGCCTACCCCTTTCAGACATGAAGTTGCAGGTCACCTAGCTACCTTTTCCCATTAGTGAAAttcaggatatattgtctgataaataactggatgttatttCATTCTCTGGCCACTGAAAGTCAGTGACAAGAAGctccctttgctagtcagctagctagttaatGTTGTCGCTCTAGCTGTTCGCGGTTTCGCGGGTAAGGTAAATATTTCTATGTTAACAGCAAGTTGAACCAATCAGAAACGTTGCTGttacgcttaggattgtgggtaatatAGTTTTTCTACGTAAGATAGTGGATAATCgtttttcttataatgttacaaGGTTGATATCATACAGACTTCTAGCTTCATAAGGAGCAGAAACTGGGTTTCTACCTTGGATGGTTAatacattatggctgataatctaaattcttatggagaaaatcaatgggatttttactata from Etheostoma spectabile isolate EspeVRDwgs_2016 chromosome 7, UIUC_Espe_1.0, whole genome shotgun sequence includes the following:
- the spmip11 gene encoding testis-expressed protein 49; amino-acid sequence: MAFFGLTHLGYQNPIGDKMIVNPRGPSQFLDGESNTRAGLPPSHQEEQGTLRCNDTCSVYHQPLPYSADIHHGSHERYREMVKRVQTPRAPNQLYTVPLTDSQQYGWMISRSPEPWTQVKRFPRKNSEMTKFVKEMSATDPDFSLF